CCGTGAGTACGCCGCACCTAGCTTCGAACCCGGTCGCCCGCTGGTCGAGGTGTTGCGTGACCTCTCATCGCGAATCTTCCGCGATTTCACCTACCGGTCCGGATCGACCACCGTTTCCACCCGCGTCAACGAGGTTCTGATCGCCCGCGAGGGGGTATGTCAAGACTTCGCGAGACTGGCGATCGCCTGTCTGCGCGCCCACGGTCTGGCGGCCTGCTACGTGTCCGGGTATCTGGCCACCGACCCACCACCGGGGAAGGATCGGATGATAGGCATAGACGCGACACATGCCTGGGCATCGGTGTGGACACCACAGCAGCCAGGCCAATTCGAGTGGCTGGGACTGGATCCCACCAACGACGCGCTCGTCGACCAGCGCTACATCATCGTCGGGCGCGGCCGCGACTACGCGGACGTGCCCCCGCTGCGCGGCATCATCTACACCAACAGCGAACGTAGTGTGATCGACGTCGGCGTCGACGTCGTCCCGTTCGAAGGTGATGTGTTGGATGCGTGACTTCCATTGCCCCACTTGTGGACAACGCCTGACATTCGAGAACTCCGAGTGTTTGAGCTGTGGAAGTTCGCTGGGTTTTTCGCTGGACCAGATGGCA
The nucleotide sequence above comes from Mycobacterium vicinigordonae. Encoded proteins:
- a CDS encoding transglutaminase family protein, whose translation is MSGLTSPADAKRYRVTHRTEYRYSDIVTSSYGRGFLTPRNSLRQRCVAHHLVINPTPSDSSTSRDTYGNISSYFHVTEPHRALTITSDSIVDVAPPHPGLYNSGPALQPWETARPAGTAGALAVDFTLDLTPPEITAEVREYAAPSFEPGRPLVEVLRDLSSRIFRDFTYRSGSTTVSTRVNEVLIAREGVCQDFARLAIACLRAHGLAACYVSGYLATDPPPGKDRMIGIDATHAWASVWTPQQPGQFEWLGLDPTNDALVDQRYIIVGRGRDYADVPPLRGIIYTNSERSVIDVGVDVVPFEGDVLDA